GCGCGCGCCCGTTTCGATGGCGCGCCCAATGATGTCGGCGCCGTCCGCGCCCATCGCGAAGGGGGCGCGAATGGCGAGCATTGAGCGACCCCTGTAGCCGTAGCGATAGAACGCCTCGACCACGATTGGCGCCTCGCCCGCGTGAGCGATCTCACGTTCACCGGACTGCATAGTGGTTTTGGAAACTCTTTTGATCACATCATCGCCCCTACCTCGCCACGAAGCGCATCGATTGAAAAGCAGATCGCGTGTTTTCCTGTACTGCCGCTTGTGCTAACAATCCCGCGGAGGTGGCTATTGAGTATCATTTCGCCGTCTGCATGAATAATCCCTTTCAGTCGGCGGCGCTGCAAGAGACGCCGACGCCGCAAACCTTTGACGAAAAGGCCTATCTCGCCGTCAACCCCGACGTCGCCGAGGCCGTTCGCCTCGGCAAAATCGGCTCGGGCTGGCGGCATTTCAAAAAATTCGGCCATATTGAGGGCCGCCGGCAGAAGGTCGCCGATGACGAGCCCGCGACGCCAGAGAATTTCGACGAGGCGCGCTATCTGGCGGCGAACCCGGACGTGCGACAGGCGATCGAACTCGGCCAGCTCGTCTCAGGCCGCGCGCATTTCGATCAGCTCGGTCGCGCCCAGGGACGGCGTCAGCTGCGTATGAGCGACATCCCTGCCATTCGCGCACGAAAGCTCAGCGCGGTGCGACCGCTGCTGCTCGACCCGGAAGCGCCGCTGTCGGGTTCGGGCAAATTCGTGTTTTCGGATGAACCCTCGCTTCAGGCGCAAGACGCCGCCGAGGATATGCCGATCAGCGAGAACGGCTATGACGATGAAACAGTCGAGCTGATCGAGCGCCACGCCGACGGCTTGATCCTCGACGTCGGCGCGGGCTACCGTCCAGTCTATTACAGCAATGTCGTCAACTTCGAGATGATGGATTATGCAACGACCGATGTGGTCGGCCTGGCGCATCGGCTGCCCTTCAAGGATGACGCCTTCGACGGCGTCATCTCGATCGCGGTCTTGGAGCATGTGAAGGATCCGTTTCGCTGCGCCGCGGAAATCGCGCGCGTGCTCAAGCCGGGCGGATGGCTCAAGTGCTGCGTGCCCTTCCTGCAGCCGCTGCACGGCTATCCGCATCACTATTTCAATATGACGCATGAAGGACTGCGCACGCTTTTCGAGGAGCATTTGACCATCGAACGGCAGGAGGTCACCAATCCGACGCACCCGATCTGGGCGATCGCCTGGCAGCTGCGCTCCTGGTCGCAAGGTCTTTCGCCCCGCGCCCGCAAACAATTCCTGCGCACGCGCGTCGAAGATCTGATCGCCTATCCCGGCCCGCTGCTCGAAAAGCCATGGGCGCGGGAATTGACTCGCGAGAAACTTTTCGAACTCGCCGCCGCGACGATCCTTTACGCGCGCAAGCCCGCGCCGGACTCCACGGCGAACCCCATCACAACGTCAGCGCCGTGACCGAACTCATCGTTCACGAAGGTCACGACGGATGGCTGTTCCTCACGGGCGGAACGAATTTCGTCACCACGCTCTATGAGCGCGACGGCGGCCATCTGCCGGACGTCAACCTGCGCCGATGGCGGGACGCCATCATTGAGCGAAAGCATCGTTGCGACGGACTCGGCGTCGCCTACGCCCATCTCGTCGCACCGGAAAAGCTGACGATCTACGGGCACAAACAAGCGACGCCGCTCGTCAATGTCGATCTCGCGCCAGCGATCCGCCTGCAACAGCTCTTCGAAGGCGCCGCATGCACGGCCGGATGGGTCGATCTCGTTTGGCCTATGCGCGAGCGGCGCGACGAGGTCGAACTCTACTGGCGCAGCGACACGCATTGGACGCCGGACGGCAGTCTGCTCGCCTATCGCCTCTTGTGCGAGGCGCTGCAGCTGACGCCGAATGCGGAACTCGCGAACCGGCCCTGCAACACGATTCATAAAATCATGGATCTCGGCGGCAAATTCGATCCGCCGCGCTGGGAGCAGATTCGCGAAATCGATTGGATCGCCGGCGCGCAACGCGTTTACGCCAATGCGGTCGTGCGCATCCTCGAAGATCCCGTTCACGGCGGCGACATCCATGTCGGCGCGCATGCGATCTACAGGAACGACGCGGCGCCGAATGACGTGCGGATTTTGCTTTTCGGCGATTCCTTCGCCGGCGTCGGGTCTGACCGTCTGACGGCGCAGCTCGCCGAAACGGCACGCGAACTCGTCTTTGTCTGGTCAGCCAATGTCGATTGGCGGCTGGTCAAGCGCCTGAAGCCCGATATCGTCATCACCGAAATCGCCGAGCGCTACATGGCGCTTGCGCCGAACGACCGCTTCAATCTGCGGCGCACAGAGCTTGCGCAGCTGATCAAGGCGCGACGCCGGGAGGCCGTAGCCCGGTGGCGGCGCGTGCGGGCCAACTGGGGTCAACGCGCGAAGAATGGCGCATAGGCGTCGAGCGCTCGTTTCCAATCGACGGGGTCGCGGATCAAATCGGCCAGGGCCGCGCCGCGGCGCGTCAGGCGGCGAAACAGCCAGTCGCGCTCGCGATAGACGCCGGGACCTTCGATGAAATTCAGGCCGGCGAGCGTGTCGAGCCCCGCGATGATCTCTGGCCGCGACCTGTGCAGAATCTGCGCGAGTTCGCCGACGGCGACGAAGATCGGCTCCGGAGGCGAGCGCTGGACGTCCTCGAGGGCCAGCAGCAGCGCCCTTAGGGCTTCAAACTCGCCGCCGTTGAATTTTCGAGTCATTCGTCAGGCCTGGCGTCAGCAATGCAGCAAATATCCCCGCGCGTCATTGCCTAGCGTTCCTCAGTCCTTGACGATGGAAAAACCGCATCGACCACTCCCCTGTGACGAAGCGGATTGGACATTTCGCCATGACGGCGCCCGGCAGCGTCTGGCCTATAAAATACGAAGGCGCGCCGCGCGCGGCAAGAACATCTGCAACGGGTGCGGACGTCTCGCCGCCCAAACGAAAATAAAACAGCGGCATAAAGCGCTTTCATCGTCTGCAAACCCGGCCGTCCTCGAGACGATCTAAGCGGTGGCCCGACGTTTTGCTGTAGCTCTTTTTGCAACCTCCGCTGTAAAGCAAGTTTTAAATTCTGCGCTCTTCTTCCGCGACGCTTGCTAATCCAAAGCAAGAACCAATCTCTAAAACTCCCCCCAGAACGACCAAATCAACGATGTGTCTTCTCGTCCGGCGGTGGATCTAGATCATGGGCGCTACTACCGGCGATTGGGCGAAAAAGCGCCTTTAACGAGGAAAATCGAATGCGAAAGATCGTCATCTTCACATGTTGCGCGTTCACTGCGATGTCGTCGCTCGCCATCGCAAAGCCGCCGACTGTCTCCGCCGTAAACGCGGTTCTTTCGCAGCGGACCCCCGCTGCGCGTAAAGCAGAAATCAGCCGCCAGATCGAAAAGGCATGCGATATCTCACTCTCGGAGTCCGATCTCAGCCGCGCGTCCGACATGGTTGAAACGCACAGAAAAAAAGGCGCCGCATGGCTCGCCGCTCAAATCAAAAATAGCGAGTTGAGCTACGTCTGCGGCTGAGAAAGGGGTATTCGTACAGGACACGAGAGCGCGGCAGTTCTCGCGTCTTTTCGGGGCGTGGAAGCGATCCGCGTTTGCTCGAACCCTTCGGCCGCGCTCAACTGATGACCGGTGTGTCTGGCGGAGAGGGAGGGATTTGAACCCCCGATACGGTTGCCCGTATGCCGCATTTCGAGTGCGGTGCTTTCAACCACTCAGCCACCTCTCCGCGGCTCATGCGTGGCGCGTCGCAGATAGCACGCGCTCGCCCGAGGGATCAAGCGCGCGCCGTGTGCATGATGAAACTAAGTTTCGTCAGCCCGGTCGATTCGTGCTTTCGGGGACGCAAATGTGGTCGCGCTGAGCCTACCTCTTGGCAATCGAGGTGGAATCGAGTCGGCCCTGGCGCGCAGGTCGCCCGGCAGCCATCGATCGGTGCTAGCGGGCCTCAACGAGGCCTTATGGCTTTCAGAAGGGCGGCGGTGAAACCCAGCGTATATACTGAGATTGACAGAACATGAGCTCCTTGGCAGACTGATGTCATGAGCTCCACGCGCATTTTCAAATCTGGCAATAGTCTCGCGGTTCGGCTGCCGCGCGGGATCGCGTTTGATGAAGGCGCCGAAGTCGTCGTGCGGCGGCAAGGCGGGAGTCTCGTGGTGACGCCAGCGCGGCTCGATATGGCCGAACTCGTCGCGCGCCTCAAAGCCGCGCCGCCACATACCATCGCGCGCCCCGAATTCAAGCCGCCGAAGCGGCTGTTCGACCCCCGCTAGCGCATGGCGCGCTACCTCCTCGACACCAACATCGTCATCGCCGCGGCGCTTGGCCTTTCCGGCGTGCTCGATCGGCTCTCCGCCCTCGAAATCGGCGACGTGGCGCTCTCGGCGATCAGTCTCGCAGAAACGCTTGGCGCCGCCGCCGCCGAAAATAACGGACGGCTCGCGGAGAATATCGCGCTGCTCGCCGAAAATTTGGATGTGCTGCCCTTCGACCGCGGCGCCGCCGACGCCTATGGCGCGCTGCTGCGCAAGCTCGATCCGAAACGCCGCCGCATGCTCGATCGAATGATCGCCGCGCAGGCGCTCGATCTCAACCTCACGCTCGTCGCCGCGAACACCGAGGATTTCGACGATATCCCCGGACTGACGGTCGAGAAATGGGCGTGAGCGCAGCTACTCGACGTCCTCGACGCTTTCCGGACCGCCGTATATGCGCTGCGCCAGAGAGGCCTGCATGAAGTCGTCGAGCTCGCCGTCGAGAACGTCGGAGGGCGTCCCCGACGTGAAGCCGGAGCGCAGATCCTTCACCAGCTGATAGGGCTGCAGCACATAGCTGCGGATCTGATGGCCCCAGCCGATCTCGGTCCTTGAGGCCGCAGTCTTGTTGGCCTCGGCCTCGCGCTTTTCCAGCTCCAGCTCGTAGAGCCGCGCGCGCAGCATGTTCCAGGCGGTGGCGCGGTTCTTGTGCTGCGAACGCTCCGCCTGACAGGCGACGACGATGCCGGTCGGAATATGGGTGATGCGGATTGCCGAGTCGGTCGTATTGACGTGCTGGCCGCCCGCGCCCGACGATCTATACGTGTCTATACGACAGTCGGACTCATTGACGTTCACGTCGATCCGATCATCGACCACCGGATAGACCCAGACCGAGGCGAAGCTCGTATGGCGGCGGGCGTTCGAGTCGAAGGGCGAAATCCGCACCAGCCGATGCACGCCGGACTCGGTCTTCGCCCAGCCATGGGCGTTGTGTCCCTTGACGAGCAGCGTGCCCGACTTGATGCCGGCCTCTTCGCCCGGCGTCTCCTCGATCACTTCGACGTGAAATTTGTGGCGCTCGCCCCAGCGCGCATACATGCGAAACAGCATGCGCGCCCAATCCTGGCTCTCGGTGCCGCCGGCGCCGGAATGAACCTCGATATAGGTGTCATTGGCGTCGGCTTCGCCGGCGAACAGCGCCTCGGTCTGGCGCGCGCGCGCCTGCTTCAAGATGCTTTTAAGCGCTTCGACGCCCTCTTTTTCGGTCGCCGCGTCGTCCTCGGACTCGCCAAGCTCGACAAGCGTCAGCGCGTCTTCGAGCTCGCGCTCGAGGCTCGAGAGCGCCCCCACCTGCTCTTCGAGCTGGGTGCGCTCGCGCATGAGTTTTTGCGCGGCTTCGGGATCGTTCCAGAGCGCGGGATCTTCCGCCCGGACGTTCAGTTCGGCGAGGCGCCGTTGCGAGGCGTCGACGTCAAAGATGCCTCCTCAGCAGTCCGATGGACTGCTCGATGTCGGCTTTCAGCGCAAGCGGTTCGGCGCGCATGGATTTCCCGGGTTTTCGGAGGGCTTCGCCCCATTCGGCGCGGAAATTAGGCGGCGCGCGCGCGCCTGTAAACCCGCAACTCACGACGCCAACGTCAAAAACTCCTGTCCGCCGGCCGGTCGTCCCGACGCTCCGGCGCGGCCGGACGCTGGTCCTCGCTCTCCGGCGCGCCGGCGAGGCCCCAGCGGCGCATCAGGAAAAGCGCCGTCGCCGAGGCCAGGACGCAGAGAATCGTCGCGTAAAATGTGCCGTTCTCGTCCTCCGCGAACAGCAGATTCTTGGTGTTCATGCCGAAATAGCCGGTGACGAAGGTCGCCGGCAGCAGCAGCATCGTCGTCACCGTCAAAGCATAGAGCCGGTCGTTGGTCTCAAGACTGAGGATGGCGTTGAGTTCGTCTTGCAGGAGACGGGCGCGCTCCTGAAGGCTCGTGACATCCTGAGTCAGCGCGCCGGCGTGTTGAATGAGCCTTGCCGCGGCGTCGCGCAGATCATTGTCCCGCTGTTCGTCGGCCTCCTCCTCAATCGTTTCGAGGCGCGCCACCGTCGACGACAGGCCGCTGATCTGGCGCGCCAAACGCACCGCGTCGCGCCGCGCGGCGCTGAGCGCCGGCCGCGCCTGGCGGCCGCGCTGATCGATGATGCGGTCCTCGACGCGATCGAACGCCGCGCCGAGTTCGGCGGCCTTACGCGCCAGCCCGTCGATCAACGCATCCGTCAGCATTTCGAACAGATCAATCGGCGAGGTGAGACGCGCGCCGCGATTGATGGCGATGTGCGCCGCCTCGACGCTATCCATCGGCAGCCGTCGCGCGCTGATGAAAAAGCTTGCGCCAGCGGCGAAGCGGACAAAGTCGGTGCGCGAGGTCGGGCCGCCGAGATCGCGCTCATAGTCGAGCAGCGCGCCGCTGACCATCCCTTCTGAATATTCGAGATGCTGATGGTCGACGGGATCGCACAGCGAATCGCGCGCGTCTTCGGAAAGCGCCGCGATGCGCGCCAGCAGCGGGCGCGTGCGCACGTCGGCGAGATCCATGTGCAGCCACAAGAATCCCTCGCGCGGCGCGCTGATATTTACGAAATCCTCGGCGGTTCCGGGCTCGGCTTCGCCCGCGCGGTTGAACCGCACGAACCAAAGACACCCGGGAATGTCGGCGCGCGGCGCTTGTGCGAGGCGATCTATGCTCATGGCGGCGCTCGTGGGGAAGGCGCTAAGAGAATGGGACGATTGATAACAGACTTACGACAAGCGCGGCGTCAATCTTCGGAGAGCCGGGTCTTGCCCGGTCCATGCGGTTCGATCAGCGCGCCGAAATCATGCGGCTCCTTGCGGGCGCGCCGAAGCGCGGCGTCGAGAAACTCGGTGAAGGCGTCGATGTCGCGCGCTTCGGTTCGGTGGTTGATGATCGCCGCGCGGATCGCCGGAACCCCGTCGAGGATCGTCAGCGACGGCGCCGCCTCGCCGCGCTCATGCAGCTCCATGACGATTTCGCGCGCCAGCGAACCATCCTCATCGTCCTTGACGCCGAAGCAGACGATGTTGAGCGTCACCGGCGCGCGCAGCGCGAAGGCGTCCGATTGCGCGATCCACGCCTCGAGCCGCTCCGCCATGCGGCAGGTCTGCTCGATGCATTGGCCCAAACGCTTGGCGCCGAAGGTTTCGATGGTGAACCAGGTCTTGAGCGCGCGAAAGCTGCGCGACAGGTCGGGGCCGAGATCGCAAGGCCAGGTGTCGCCCGCCGCGAGGCCGCGCGGCGCACGCGTCAGATAGGCGGCGTTGGCCGCGAAGGCGCGCTTATGGGCCGCCTTGTCGCGCACCAGAAAGAAGCCGGCGTCATAGGGGACGTGCAGCCATTTATGGAAGTCGAAGGCGACGCTGTCGGCGCGCTCCAATCCCTTGACCAAAGGCTTGAGCGCCGGCGAGAGCGCCGCCAGCGCGCCGAAGGCCCCATCGACATGGAACCACAGGTCCTCGGTGTGCGCGACGTCGGCGAGCCGGTCGAGCGGATCGATCGCGCCGGTGTCGACCGTGCCCGCCGTGCCGACGATCAGAAACGGCCTGAAGCCCGCCGCGCGGTCGGCGGCGATGGCGCGGCGAAGATCGCGCACTTTCATCGCGCGCCGCTCGTCCGAAGGAATGAGGCGCAGATGCCGCGCCCCAAGGCCGGCAAGCTCCATCGCCTGGCGCACGCAATTATGCGCTTCGCGCGACGCATAGGCGATGAGCTGGCCGGGAAGCGCACAGAGCCCGTTAAGCCGAACATCCTTGTCGCCATAGGCTTGGTCGCGCGCGACCAGCAGGCACAGGAAGTTGGCGATCGAGGTTCCGGTGACGAAAATGCCGCTCGCGTCGGATGGAAAGCCGAAGGCCTGCGCCATCCAGGCGGCGATCTGGCGCTCGACATCGATGGCGATGTGATTGCGACCGCCGCAGTTCGAATTCATGCCGGCGGCGAGCATTTCCGCGATCATGCCGGCTGGCGTGCCTGCGCCCTGGGCCCAGCCCATGAACATCGGATGGGTGTTGCCGGTCGCGAACGGCATGATGTAGCGGTCGAAATCCTCGAGCACGGCGGAGAGGTCGCGGCCCTCTTGCGGAAGATCGCGTTTGAAGCGCGCCCGCGCCTCTTCGCTTGGCTCGGTCCAGACGGGGCGCTCCCGAAGATCGCGCAGATGGTCGAGCATCATGTCGAGCGCCCGATGGCTCTCGGCGCGAAATTCGTCCCAGTTTTCGGGGTCGAGATTAACCGGCATGTCCAGGGCCTCGCGCGCCGGCGGCTCGGTGGAGGCGCAACCACGGTTGCGAAAGA
Above is a genomic segment from Methylocystis rosea containing:
- a CDS encoding class I SAM-dependent methyltransferase, translating into MNNPFQSAALQETPTPQTFDEKAYLAVNPDVAEAVRLGKIGSGWRHFKKFGHIEGRRQKVADDEPATPENFDEARYLAANPDVRQAIELGQLVSGRAHFDQLGRAQGRRQLRMSDIPAIRARKLSAVRPLLLDPEAPLSGSGKFVFSDEPSLQAQDAAEDMPISENGYDDETVELIERHADGLILDVGAGYRPVYYSNVVNFEMMDYATTDVVGLAHRLPFKDDAFDGVISIAVLEHVKDPFRCAAEIARVLKPGGWLKCCVPFLQPLHGYPHHYFNMTHEGLRTLFEEHLTIERQEVTNPTHPIWAIAWQLRSWSQGLSPRARKQFLRTRVEDLIAYPGPLLEKPWARELTREKLFELAAATILYARKPAPDSTANPITTSAP
- a CDS encoding pyridoxal phosphate-dependent decarboxylase family protein — encoded protein: MPVNLDPENWDEFRAESHRALDMMLDHLRDLRERPVWTEPSEEARARFKRDLPQEGRDLSAVLEDFDRYIMPFATGNTHPMFMGWAQGAGTPAGMIAEMLAAGMNSNCGGRNHIAIDVERQIAAWMAQAFGFPSDASGIFVTGTSIANFLCLLVARDQAYGDKDVRLNGLCALPGQLIAYASREAHNCVRQAMELAGLGARHLRLIPSDERRAMKVRDLRRAIAADRAAGFRPFLIVGTAGTVDTGAIDPLDRLADVAHTEDLWFHVDGAFGALAALSPALKPLVKGLERADSVAFDFHKWLHVPYDAGFFLVRDKAAHKRAFAANAAYLTRAPRGLAAGDTWPCDLGPDLSRSFRALKTWFTIETFGAKRLGQCIEQTCRMAERLEAWIAQSDAFALRAPVTLNIVCFGVKDDEDGSLAREIVMELHERGEAAPSLTILDGVPAIRAAIINHRTEARDIDAFTEFLDAALRRARKEPHDFGALIEPHGPGKTRLSED
- a CDS encoding alginate O-acetyltransferase AlgX-related protein; the protein is MTELIVHEGHDGWLFLTGGTNFVTTLYERDGGHLPDVNLRRWRDAIIERKHRCDGLGVAYAHLVAPEKLTIYGHKQATPLVNVDLAPAIRLQQLFEGAACTAGWVDLVWPMRERRDEVELYWRSDTHWTPDGSLLAYRLLCEALQLTPNAELANRPCNTIHKIMDLGGKFDPPRWEQIREIDWIAGAQRVYANAVVRILEDPVHGGDIHVGAHAIYRNDAAPNDVRILLFGDSFAGVGSDRLTAQLAETARELVFVWSANVDWRLVKRLKPDIVITEIAERYMALAPNDRFNLRRTELAQLIKARRREAVARWRRVRANWGQRAKNGA
- a CDS encoding CorA family divalent cation transporter, translating into MSIDRLAQAPRADIPGCLWFVRFNRAGEAEPGTAEDFVNISAPREGFLWLHMDLADVRTRPLLARIAALSEDARDSLCDPVDHQHLEYSEGMVSGALLDYERDLGGPTSRTDFVRFAAGASFFISARRLPMDSVEAAHIAINRGARLTSPIDLFEMLTDALIDGLARKAAELGAAFDRVEDRIIDQRGRQARPALSAARRDAVRLARQISGLSSTVARLETIEEEADEQRDNDLRDAAARLIQHAGALTQDVTSLQERARLLQDELNAILSLETNDRLYALTVTTMLLLPATFVTGYFGMNTKNLLFAEDENGTFYATILCVLASATALFLMRRWGLAGAPESEDQRPAAPERRDDRPADRSF
- a CDS encoding antitoxin; the protein is MSSTRIFKSGNSLAVRLPRGIAFDEGAEVVVRRQGGSLVVTPARLDMAELVARLKAAPPHTIARPEFKPPKRLFDPR
- the prfB gene encoding peptide chain release factor 2 (programmed frameshift): MRAEPLALKADIEQSIGLLRRHLDVDASQRRLAELNVRAEDPALWNDPEAAQKLMRERTQLEEQVGALSSLERELEDALTLVELGESEDDAATEKEGVEALKSILKQARARQTEALFAGEADANDTYIEVHSGAGGTESQDWARMLFRMYARWGERHKFHVEVIEETPGEEAGIKSGTLLVKGHNAHGWAKTESGVHRLVRISPFDSNARRHTSFASVWVYPVVDDRIDVNVNESDCRIDTYRSSGAGGQHVNTTDSAIRITHIPTGIVVACQAERSQHKNRATAWNMLRARLYELELEKREAEANKTAASRTEIGWGHQIRSYVLQPYQLVKDLRSGFTSGTPSDVLDGELDDFMQASLAQRIYGGPESVEDVE
- a CDS encoding PIN domain-containing protein — its product is MARYLLDTNIVIAAALGLSGVLDRLSALEIGDVALSAISLAETLGAAAAENNGRLAENIALLAENLDVLPFDRGAADAYGALLRKLDPKRRRMLDRMIAAQALDLNLTLVAANTEDFDDIPGLTVEKWA